A single window of Pogoniulus pusillus isolate bPogPus1 chromosome 11, bPogPus1.pri, whole genome shotgun sequence DNA harbors:
- the MAVS gene encoding mitochondrial antiviral-signaling protein isoform X2 has translation MGFAEDKVYDYILRNLKNFRNIRVASLADSLSCLTDADRDELHTREETRGSQATVYRFYQYLKCRQGWVPDLIDALRHNNAEHLANELQHLYDSLQVSPPGAPAPAAAPSPPAATGVCPNTSIRAQTPSPRPVPAPSVPLAKQLHQDQPADSPPPSLPSSAVADRDARIPVQESLSESLPERESPQTLPSRSTVCDGTNNGKSGEGHLLKPTGAAQEAARPLGAASVDVPSAVAAEQGQSWLSRPQHPVCVDNGCFGNAKHLQRGAPGLGLRAGLPTRQQGTACHPEPRSNEPQEDSYISTESPLRLEGAAHSGGLQPPDSTPENQAAPSSEPLESLVDVRSPLLIQQQVDGEQKQNRMLQKDGRDRDTRMETASPAAALVPIDTSPSHTTPLNCAQEDKQTVEKMASSTLSVPAKEKVFMDSVPAVAESSEVPSERMAPRDCSGTSIWEPGSDVEGDELSKPDVLLSISSFSLSSDPLFLSTDSSKSGEALSRVNLRCPAPAAHVDPRGEEAAGASNNSCPPPSRDSTSLGIHEDHYPSMQFKEGNNIQDGADPLGNPPVLDTSSNAVSSSPEARVSLGDSSRSSMPYILPAVGIALLSALLVYKRLQK, from the exons ATGGGTTTTGCTGAAGACAAAGTGTACGACTACATCCTGAGAAACTTGAAGAACTTCAGGAACATCCGCGTGGCATCGCTGGCCgattccctcagctgcctgaCCGACGCTGACAGA GATGAGCTTCACACTCGGGAAGAGACTCGAGGCAGCCAGGCCACTGTCTATAGGTTctaccagtacctgaagtgcCGTCAGGGCTGGGTCCCTGACCTCATCGACGCGCTGCGCCACAACAACGCGGAGCACCTGGCCAacgagctgcagcacctctacGACTCCTTGCAAGTCT ctcctccaggtgctccggctcctgctgctgctccctcccctcctgcagccactggtGTCTGTCCCAACACCTCCATCCGGGCCCAGACCCCATCCCCAAGGCCTGTCCCGGCTCCGAGTGTGCCCTTGGCCAAGCAGCTACACCAGGACCAGCCTGCAGACAGCCCCCCACCTTCCCTGCCCAGTTCTGCCGTCGCTGACCGGGATGCCAGGATCCCAGTGCAGGAGTCG CTCTCCGAAAGCCTCCCGGAGCGAGAGAGTCCCCAAACACTTCCATCCAGAAGCACGGTCTGTGATGGAACAAACAATGGGAAGAGCGGAGAGGGGCATCTCCTGAAACCCACTGGGGCTGCACAGGAGGCAGCGAGACCCCTCGGGGCCGCCAGCGTGGATGTGCCGTCTGCTGTCGCTGCCGAGCAGGGCCAGTCCTGGCTGAGCCGCCCGCAGCACCCGGTGTGCGTGGACAACGGCTGCTTCGGCAACGCCAAGCACCTGCAGCGCGGCGCTCCGGGCCTGGGGCTGCGGGCGGGCCTGCCAAccaggcagcagggcactgcctgcCACCCTGAGCCGCGCAGCAACGAGCCCCAGGAGGACTCGTACATCTCCACTGAGTCACCCCtgaggctggagggggctgCTCACAGCGGGGGACTGCAGCCTCCAGACTCCACACCGGAAAACCaggctgcacccagctctgagcCCCTGGAGAGCTTGGTGGATGTGCGCAGCCCACTCCTCATTCAGCAGCAGGTGGATGGGGAGCAGAAGCAGAACAGGATGCTGCAAAAGGATGGAAGAGACAGAG ACACACGGATGGAAAcagcctccccagctgctgcccttgtGCCTATAGACACTTCTCCATCTCACACCACCCCCCTGAATTGTGCACAAGAGGACAAGCAAACTGTGGAGAAGATGGCCAGCAGCACCCTTTCTGTGCCAGCAAAGGAAAAA GTCTTCATGGACTCTGTCCCAGCTGTTGCAGAAAGCTCTGAAGTCCCATCTGAGAGGATGGCACCCCGGGACTGCTCTGGCACAAGTATCTGGGAGCCTGGTAGTGATGTGGAGGGTGATGAGCTCAGCAAGCCAGATGTCCTCCTCTCCATATCTAGCTTCAGCCTCAGCAGCGACCCACTCTTCCTGAGCACAGATAGCTCCAAGTCAGGAGAAGCACTCTCCAGAGTCAACTTGAGatgtccagctccagcagctcatgtAGACcccagaggagaggaggcagctggagcaAGCAACAATTCCTGTCCACCTCCCAGCCGGGACAGCACCTCTCTAGGCATCCATGAAGACCACTACCCCAGCATGCAGTTCAAGGAAGGCAACAACATCCAAGATGGAGCTGATCCCCTTGGAAACCCTCCAGTTTTGGACACAAGCAGTAACGCTGTGAGCAGCTCCCCTGAGGCCAGAGTGTCCCtaggggacagcagcagatcATCCATGCCTTACATCCTTCCAGCTGTGGGCATcgctctgctctcagcccttctgGTGTACAAGCGACTGCAGAAAtag
- the MAVS gene encoding mitochondrial antiviral-signaling protein isoform X1, translated as MGFAEDKVYDYILRNLKNFRNIRVASLADSLSCLTDADRDELHTREETRGSQATVYRFYQYLKCRQGWVPDLIDALRHNNAEHLANELQHLYDSLQVSPPGAPAPAAAPSPPAATGVCPNTSIRAQTPSPRPVPAPSVPLAKQLHQDQPADSPPPSLPSSAVADRDARIPVQESVSGLSESLPERESPQTLPSRSTVCDGTNNGKSGEGHLLKPTGAAQEAARPLGAASVDVPSAVAAEQGQSWLSRPQHPVCVDNGCFGNAKHLQRGAPGLGLRAGLPTRQQGTACHPEPRSNEPQEDSYISTESPLRLEGAAHSGGLQPPDSTPENQAAPSSEPLESLVDVRSPLLIQQQVDGEQKQNRMLQKDGRDRDTRMETASPAAALVPIDTSPSHTTPLNCAQEDKQTVEKMASSTLSVPAKEKVFMDSVPAVAESSEVPSERMAPRDCSGTSIWEPGSDVEGDELSKPDVLLSISSFSLSSDPLFLSTDSSKSGEALSRVNLRCPAPAAHVDPRGEEAAGASNNSCPPPSRDSTSLGIHEDHYPSMQFKEGNNIQDGADPLGNPPVLDTSSNAVSSSPEARVSLGDSSRSSMPYILPAVGIALLSALLVYKRLQK; from the exons ATGGGTTTTGCTGAAGACAAAGTGTACGACTACATCCTGAGAAACTTGAAGAACTTCAGGAACATCCGCGTGGCATCGCTGGCCgattccctcagctgcctgaCCGACGCTGACAGA GATGAGCTTCACACTCGGGAAGAGACTCGAGGCAGCCAGGCCACTGTCTATAGGTTctaccagtacctgaagtgcCGTCAGGGCTGGGTCCCTGACCTCATCGACGCGCTGCGCCACAACAACGCGGAGCACCTGGCCAacgagctgcagcacctctacGACTCCTTGCAAGTCT ctcctccaggtgctccggctcctgctgctgctccctcccctcctgcagccactggtGTCTGTCCCAACACCTCCATCCGGGCCCAGACCCCATCCCCAAGGCCTGTCCCGGCTCCGAGTGTGCCCTTGGCCAAGCAGCTACACCAGGACCAGCCTGCAGACAGCCCCCCACCTTCCCTGCCCAGTTCTGCCGTCGCTGACCGGGATGCCAGGATCCCAGTGCAGGAGTCGGTGAGTGGG CTCTCCGAAAGCCTCCCGGAGCGAGAGAGTCCCCAAACACTTCCATCCAGAAGCACGGTCTGTGATGGAACAAACAATGGGAAGAGCGGAGAGGGGCATCTCCTGAAACCCACTGGGGCTGCACAGGAGGCAGCGAGACCCCTCGGGGCCGCCAGCGTGGATGTGCCGTCTGCTGTCGCTGCCGAGCAGGGCCAGTCCTGGCTGAGCCGCCCGCAGCACCCGGTGTGCGTGGACAACGGCTGCTTCGGCAACGCCAAGCACCTGCAGCGCGGCGCTCCGGGCCTGGGGCTGCGGGCGGGCCTGCCAAccaggcagcagggcactgcctgcCACCCTGAGCCGCGCAGCAACGAGCCCCAGGAGGACTCGTACATCTCCACTGAGTCACCCCtgaggctggagggggctgCTCACAGCGGGGGACTGCAGCCTCCAGACTCCACACCGGAAAACCaggctgcacccagctctgagcCCCTGGAGAGCTTGGTGGATGTGCGCAGCCCACTCCTCATTCAGCAGCAGGTGGATGGGGAGCAGAAGCAGAACAGGATGCTGCAAAAGGATGGAAGAGACAGAG ACACACGGATGGAAAcagcctccccagctgctgcccttgtGCCTATAGACACTTCTCCATCTCACACCACCCCCCTGAATTGTGCACAAGAGGACAAGCAAACTGTGGAGAAGATGGCCAGCAGCACCCTTTCTGTGCCAGCAAAGGAAAAA GTCTTCATGGACTCTGTCCCAGCTGTTGCAGAAAGCTCTGAAGTCCCATCTGAGAGGATGGCACCCCGGGACTGCTCTGGCACAAGTATCTGGGAGCCTGGTAGTGATGTGGAGGGTGATGAGCTCAGCAAGCCAGATGTCCTCCTCTCCATATCTAGCTTCAGCCTCAGCAGCGACCCACTCTTCCTGAGCACAGATAGCTCCAAGTCAGGAGAAGCACTCTCCAGAGTCAACTTGAGatgtccagctccagcagctcatgtAGACcccagaggagaggaggcagctggagcaAGCAACAATTCCTGTCCACCTCCCAGCCGGGACAGCACCTCTCTAGGCATCCATGAAGACCACTACCCCAGCATGCAGTTCAAGGAAGGCAACAACATCCAAGATGGAGCTGATCCCCTTGGAAACCCTCCAGTTTTGGACACAAGCAGTAACGCTGTGAGCAGCTCCCCTGAGGCCAGAGTGTCCCtaggggacagcagcagatcATCCATGCCTTACATCCTTCCAGCTGTGGGCATcgctctgctctcagcccttctgGTGTACAAGCGACTGCAGAAAtag